One genomic window of Tachypleus tridentatus isolate NWPU-2018 chromosome 12, ASM421037v1, whole genome shotgun sequence includes the following:
- the LOC143233815 gene encoding uncharacterized protein LOC143233815 isoform X2: protein MAGPTLLLLYKHLCPVHHVAVSNSSQQTLTDSSCPDIVFPLYQCPGETNISIKRTTYL, encoded by the exons atggcggGACCAACGTTATTGTTACTATATAAACATCTT tgtccggtgcatcacgttgcagtgtccaacagtagtcagcaaacattgacggattccagttgccctgatatcgtttttccattgtaccaatgtcctggtgaaactaaTATTTCGATTAAACG